The nucleotide sequence AAAACAGGGACAGCCCCCCACGtcacaccccaaaatggggacaaTCCCGCCAAAATGGGGACTATCCCCTCTCTGTCACACCCCAAATTGGGGACAGCCCCCCCAAATTGGGGACAGCCCCCCCAAACTGGGGACAGCCCCCCCAAACTGGGGACAGCCCCCccattcctccctccctccccgaGCACAGGCTGCGAGGTCGAGTCCATTTTCCTCAACATCGAGGCCGTCAACACCCACCGGGCACGACCCCAGGTGAgagcccccctccccaaatccaccccaaaaccagggtGCAGACCCTCATGAACCCCCCCATAAACCGAGGAGGGGGTTAAATTTTggggagaccccccccaaaaccccccattTTCACCCCCCCAGAACGTCGACATCAACCGCACGGCGGCCGACGCCCTCAACACCGTCCCCGAGCACTTCTGAGGGGTCCCTGAGAGAAAAGGGgagcccccaccccaaaattaaACCTTGGACGacccagagctgagcctggagattgtggggagggggctgcacaGCAACCAAGGGGTGATTtatttttggggagggggtgtcAAGTGGTGGTGTTGTCGGCCTCGGCCTCGCTGTACTGGCTCGCCCAAAATGTGGGGTCCTTGCCCTGCATCtgagggggagaaaaatgggggaggGGGCTTCAAATggagccccccgccccccaAAACTCAGAGATCCCCTCCCCCCATCCCAACACGGCCTCACCTTGGCCACGAAGTTCAGCACGTCCTTCTTGGAGGTTTCCTTCTCTGCCCGTGGCCCCCACTGGTATTTGAATTCGGGGGGGTCCGTCAGGGGGATGGGGGTGATCTCCAGGTACCTGCAGAGAGTTGTGTGaggaccccctccccaaaaaggtTTTGGGGTGCACGCTGGGGGTGTCCAGCTCTCCCCTGAGCCCGTGAGGGACCCCTTGAGGCACGGGGGTGTGGGGGGGTTTGCAGGATTTGCTCTGCGGTGTGGTATAAACAGCCAGGCCAAGGCTGGAGCcgaggctgctctgagcacaccgGGATGGGGAGACCCCCTGAAatcccccctaaaatcccccccaaatttatcccctttcccttccatcTCACTTCTGCCGCACAAACTCCTCTGTCACCAGCTTCCTGACGTCCCCAAACACGCCGTGCTGCTTCCTGAGGATGAGGATGTGGCACTGAGTGGCCCtgtcccccaccccctccctgtgtgtgtcgccccctccccatttcctACCCTGGGTGCACACGGAGCAGGTGAAGGAACTCCCACAGAGCACCTGCAAAAGGAGGTGACACTCAGAAGGGTGCAAAAGTGGGGTGCAGTgaggggggagtttgggggagaACTCACTGTCTTTGACTGAGTTGCCCTTCATGAAGATGAAGCTGAGGATGACTAAAAGGAGCGccatcttctccttctccttgccCCTGTGGCACACACCGAGGTGTCACCCACGTGAGAAGTGACACCTTGATGGCATTCAAACCACCCAGGTGCccctcacctgcacaggtgctGGCCCTCAGCACGGGGCAGGTTGTTGATCAGGATGTAAATGTGACGTTTGGTGTCGATCTCCACCAGCTGCAGACCGAACACCTGCGGGAGGAAAAGGGTTAATCCCTCCCAAAaccttccccctttccttttccgTGCTTTTCCCACCTCCTGCAGGGTCCTGTCTGCTCTCCTGACGATTTCTGAGTAGGCGTTTCTGTATTCTCGAATTATATTCTTCAGCACGTCTGCAGAAAACAGGCAGGGAACGCTGAGGGagcctggagctctgagcacacccagaaaacctgaaaaaaggGAACCCCCTAAACCTACCTGCCCTTTTGATCGGAATTTTCTTCTGGTCCTTGACGAGCAGGAACTGCACCAGCTCGCTCACCTGTGGGGGAACGAGCAAGGAAGGCACAGAGCGGGCT is from Haemorhous mexicanus isolate bHaeMex1 chromosome 35 unlocalized genomic scaffold, bHaeMex1.pri SUPER_35_unloc_3, whole genome shotgun sequence and encodes:
- the LOC132322724 gene encoding non-structural maintenance of chromosomes element 3 homolog isoform X2, translated to MSQRKRSKGLGCSQMTDGEDDFIPTQVERHSQDEVSELVQFLLVKDQKKIPIKRADVLKNIIREYRNAYSEIVRRADRTLQEVFGLQLVEIDTKRHIYILINNLPRAEGQHLCRGKEKEKMALLLVILSFIFMKGNSVKDSALWEFLHLLRVHPGKQHGVFGDVRKLVTEEFVRQKYLEITPIPLTDPPEFKYQWGPRAEKETSKKDVLNFVAKMQGKDPTFWASQYSEAEADNTTT
- the LOC132322724 gene encoding non-structural maintenance of chromosomes element 3 homolog isoform X1 is translated as MSQRKRSKGLGCSQMTDGEDDFIPTQVERHSQDEVNQKVSELVQFLLVKDQKKIPIKRADVLKNIIREYRNAYSEIVRRADRTLQEVFGLQLVEIDTKRHIYILINNLPRAEGQHLCRGKEKEKMALLLVILSFIFMKGNSVKDSALWEFLHLLRVHPGKQHGVFGDVRKLVTEEFVRQKYLEITPIPLTDPPEFKYQWGPRAEKETSKKDVLNFVAKMQGKDPTFWASQYSEAEADNTTT
- the LOC132322724 gene encoding non-structural maintenance of chromosomes element 3 homolog isoform X3 — its product is MGRMILSRPRWSGTRRTSPLCAFLARSPTGFLGVLRAPGSLSVPCLFSADVLKNIIREYRNAYSEIVRRADRTLQEVFGLQLVEIDTKRHIYILINNLPRAEGQHLCRGKEKEKMALLLVILSFIFMKGNSVKDSALWEFLHLLRVHPGKQHGVFGDVRKLVTEEFVRQKYLEITPIPLTDPPEFKYQWGPRAEKETSKKDVLNFVAKMQGKDPTFWASQYSEAEADNTTT